tttatatatgctactaaataaatattattaaataatatgctTCATTTGAATTTGATCATTTAATGTTCTTGTAATAAGATGAGTTTTTTACCCTGGCGTTAACAAGTTCTATtgttataaaagaaaaaattcttcatccagaaaaagaaatacatgaaaaacaaaGTGTACACAATTCTCATTCTATTTATAATGGTATGAGAACAATTCTAAAGTTTTGTGGACACAATAgatcaattttttgaatttttaataaattgataTATTGAGCCAGTTGCACTTTATTTTCTCTAATATTATCTCGATATATTCCAATGTGGCTAAGAGGTTGTTTTTGTCTCTTTTTAGTCAAAGTGGTTAATCAGCTAATTCATAAGATATAATATGGTAGCATTGAAAACTGCTCGCCAAATAAATTCACTTAGCCAAATAGtgaaatacaaatacaattctacaatatttcatcaaattaatcTTGAATATCATAAAATGCTCATGAAATCTAAACAATTGTAATATTAGGTGAGATATTGAATAAAACAAATACTTTTATCTacatcattaaataatatttattaatatatgtccttttgtttttttgtttctcATATATAAATCCATTAATGGaatctaaaattaaagaaaaataacatatcattAAATTCGTTAATTTATGTccttttgttttcttgtttttcatatattaattcattaatgaaatttaaccataatttttaaaatttaactttcattttttgtagtgaaatttacattcaaataaaaaaataataaaatttccatttcatttttaaaaaatatacgagTTTGAATTGAATTGTGACTTTACATGTATGTCATTATGATcgttaaataatattcattaatatatgtcttttggttttttttttatatatgttaattCATTAATGGAATCTACATCTAACACGGgttgatttttttcattaattaatgttaatgtattctaaaataaatcaaatgaagATGAAGTTTACActcttattcaaaattttatgattatctaatttttgagtaggtcttcTGTGAGACAGTTTCATGGATATATATCTATTATACAGGTCGATCCAGTCATTTATGAAAtgaaaaacaatgtttttcatgGTTCGGGTCGGATAAGAGACATGTTTcaaaaaattgactcgtgaaaaaaaatcataagaGTTTATATgccgattttatttttaatttgagtaaattaacattcatgaataatataaataataaaaataattaataaatatctctttgtttgtttgttttttccatgtattaattaatatattctaaaataaattgaaaaaaataaaatatagtatattttttgaaatgaaatttacattctattttaaaaaaaaattaaaatagtaataatatgaataataaataaatgtttttttccGTCTATTaatgggcaaaaacttgtgtgagacggtctcacggatcgtattttttTAGACGAATCTATTATTTGAGTtaaccatgaaaaaatattttNaataataaaaataattaataaatatctctttgtttgtttgttttttccatgtattaattaatatattctaaaataaattgaaaaaaataaaatatagtatattttttgaaatgaaatttacattctattttaaaaaaaaattaaaatagtaataatatgaataataaataaatgtttttttccGTCTATTaatgggcaaaaacttgtgtgagacggtctcacggatcgtattttttTAGACGAATCTATTATTTGAGTtaaccatgaaaaaatattttttttttatgctaagagtattattttttattgtgaatatccgtaggattgacccgtctcacagataaagatttgtgagaccgtctcacaagagaataCTCCTATTAAtgacttgtaaaataaattgaagaaaaataaaatttaaccacaattttttggaatgaaatttaaatttagcctttatttttttaaatgaaatttacacttcatttttaaaaaaaaaactatatctataatgaaatttaaaataataataataataataataataataataataataataataataataataataataataataaacacatgttttattgttagtttttcccaattaatatatgaaaacgAACAGAAAAAAGGcatgtatttattaatattatttaacaaaaataaagacatatatataaattcacaCAATTATAttagagttttcaaatttattagtcCTGTATTATTTACTTATTAATAGATGGTGATTTactcaatttaaaaataaaaattagctcaaaaactcttatgagactGTTTCACGGGTCAGCAGCTTGACGCACGAGAACTTCCCAAGATTTCACCCATAATGCATGTTTAACCCAACAAAATTGAATGATATTAAAAGATTAATCTTTTAGTTCAAACATTTCTTGATCCTTATgttaaaagttatatttgttAACCAAAACATGACTTTTATTTCTTACAATTGATATCTACCGTGTAAAGCTCTACACTAAGCTAATGATGAACATAATGATGATTGCACTGACGCGAGTGTCAATAGGCCAAATAGTAAAACTCTATGTGTGacaaacataaataattgtttGATGCCATAAGAGAACACTTCAAAAAAAGCAAAATGAGTTTAAACTGattttatgtataataattactcttatatacatcaaagtgatagaaaaatgaggaataagaatgaattcaaataattttaattgaaacAAATTGCTCTTGCATTTACGGTtacttaaaatgatttataaattttttaaaattttcttttgtttttttaaatatttttttctcgaaaaataaaagttttttaaaagattACAATTATATTCAGGTTTTATGTCCTGTCAAATTTCCACCAATAAATACTTGCAGAACTTGTAACTACTTTTTCAAGGACGTGatttatgtatataattttataacttcaaaatatattatgagaaatttagaaattatggttgttgtaaaatttttttttgataaatttgtttttgtttttgttttttttactttgaatACTCGTAgtctaattattattattttttacaaatttaaggTTGTGATATTAAAATAGGTGTCACggtgatattcaaaatatagtTCTGATTATGAATtacattaataaattttttatgttaagacaGGATATTACAACAatatatacttatatatatataacctaAAACAGTTCAATTATATTAGTATCCAAAAActcagaaaaaaataaaatttgaactttatcTAGGTATCATagattgaatttattgttgaaaaataaaagatagtgAAAGTAAGTTGATATCTGTTCTCTTCAGATCATCTTTTTATGTTCCACACGTGCAACGCACATGCACATCTTCTAGTTTTTATAAATGTATCAAGGAAAGAATGCTTCAATGAAAATGACATATGTCCATTTCAATATGTTTGTGCTACATTTGGAATGTTTCTCCACTATTTTAATATCATTAGATCTCATTggtttctcatatttttatgaaaGTACATTATATAGATGATATTTAGTCACATCATAGAAGGAAAAATAATCATAGAATATAATAATCATATTCTATGTTTCTTTTAAGTAATGTTTGTAAGAacttattttaagaattttcagtttttataaataattttcaaaatattttattgattaaaagCTTGAAGGtattaaaataagtttttgtaAACACTACCTTAGTCTTTTTATTctgaaattattaattattgaaagcCTTTTTTGTGAATACAAAAATATTGTCAATGTATTATATATCACGCAATAAAGTTTCAAAGAATTTACTAGCGAAAACAtgtgttaatttaatttaattgatttggAAAATATAGGATTCACAAGAAGTCATGATATATAATTAAGCCCACTCTCTCTCTTTAGAATAGAAAGCTCTCTTTCGTCAAAACCATCCGTGTCATAGACTCATATATGATTTCCTTCCATAATCCGTATAAGACATGGTTTCTGTCCGTCGTCTTTtcaatgaaaaaaattgatCTACTTGCACGTCATAGTTCTTCCTAAACAAAAAGACTAGACAAGAAAAATGTGCTTAGTTGAAGAATAAAAATAAGCATCAATTATCTATAGTCCTACTTCTATGCCCCCAGTATTTCTAAAACGCAAATATATAACTACTTGATATTCcatcaaaaaaattttgaattcaatGATTCGACTTACATTTTTCGTGCTTATATTTCCCATTCAAAACTGGTTTTTTTGGTGGTTGAAATGCTTCCCCACTGCAGGGTATCTTAGATTTTAGACCAAATCTTCTACAGAAGTTATTCCAGCTTCCTTTGTTCTTGACAAGCTTCCCCATATCTTGTTTCATGCCCTCAAATTCATTTTCAAGCTCAGAAACTCTTTCTTTCATGTCGTCAAATGCAAATACTAGACTATTTTCAGAGATCGTTGTGGCCATGTGTTCACTTGTTGGTGCAACTTTGCCACTTAGATTCTGCGAATTCTCAAAATTGTCAGAGACAAAGAGCCAACCGGCCACAGAGGTGCGTAAGTGAAGTTGTTCGAAGAATAGAACTTGAACAATGACGCGTAGTGGTAGCCTCTCATTATGAGCTGCATGGGTGCTGGCTTCTAAAGAAAATTTCTGGTAATTCATGAGCCTGCAGAGATGTTCTTTCTCCGAGTCTGTCAACCACGGATGTGCCTACGGTCAAGAAATCTAATCAATGTTTATGAcggaaatattaaattatacatCTTATCATGTTATGTAAGAATATGGCTACATGATATCAACTGAAAAATACTAATCTGTCCCATCAGCATAGAGAGAGGGGGAGCTTGAAGGGAACCCCCCCTCAAATTTTATATACACTAgcataattataaatatgatatgTCGGGTGAAAATACATTCAGACCACGTAAAATGACTTCTAGTTCTGCTACAGCAAAACATAACTCCAAAGATAATCATATCTAAAATTGTCCACTCTGGAATGTCATTTCAAGTTCACCAGACCCTAATATttccacaaattttaataagCTTTGTCCTTCCAACAAAAGTTTcccaagaaaatatataaatttccaAATGCCCGCCTGTATATTAAGTTTTTGATTATGTACTTGGCTAATAGGAGCCTAAACATGAAGTCTTGATTACAAAAAGATGTACGATTATTTAAAAACTTAAACTTTAAGTCCCAACTTCAGCATATTTTTAGGCGCATCCATCGCTTTTAGTGACAAACTTAAAACACTGAATCGAGGTATATTGATTATTACCTTGAGATATATATCAATTGCCCGGTAAATCCCATCATCTAAAGGCCTCGAATAGTCGGGGATTGCAGCAGCAAGTGAAATGAACTTCTCTAATCCCAAGTTGACGTCAGGCGCAACCTCAGCAAGATAGTTGTCTAATAGATTAGCAACCTTTGTCATAGGCTCAAGTGACTGAGAGCCTCCGACCAAATTTATTTCCTCTACCAAATTATCTGAGATAAAATCTGAGCAGTCCCCATTAATCAACATGAAATGATTGACCATTCGATGAATGCATTCAACGTCATAAAGGGTTTCTGCTGAGTAACATGTGTTTGGTATAAGAAGGTCTTCCAGAAGAGCTTGGTCCAATTCAGCACCAATCTTCCGTTCCAGTGCTTCTCGACTTGATGGACTGGTGCATAAGATCTTCGAGATCCTTAGAAGTTTAAGTAAAAATTTGGTAGGTATGACGCCCCTTTCACTGGGCAGTAACATGACTATCTCTTCAATCATAGTCCTTTGATCCACGTCAGATAAAGAAGGAAGCATTGATCCCAGAGTACTCTGGCGGAAGCTCAACTGCCTACCGTTCAATGGGAGATGACTCTTAGCATAGAATATTATCATTTCAGCAATTTTATTGGGTGCCATGCCTTTCGAGTGAACCGCACATATCAGCCTTTTGAAGAGAGGCATTTGAAGAAATGCCACGTCCTCATACCAGCCATCTTCTGTCGAGGGGACTTTATCACAAGTTGAGTGTATTCCATTCAATAGGAAGGCACTCCCCAGACTCTGAGTCATGCTTTTCTCGGACATACTATAACTTAAAAGGTGTGTATTTGCACAAGCTATCATTGCAAGCGAATCAATGCCTTTTGAAACTATGTGAAGTTCTTCTGCTAGGGGAAGGAACTTTTCAGAGGTTTCAAGGGCTTTGATGGTATCATCCCAACTCCCGAACAATATAAAGAGGAAATTTTCGGTCTGTGAGATGAGGTTTCCTTCTCCATAACTTGCAGTCATTTGAAGGTGCTCAGACGCACATCTGAGACTCACCACATTTCTTGCAGTGAGTTCAACTTTGACATCATAGCAAAACTTGGCTATGAACAAAAAGGATTTTGCCCCACCGGGAAAGTTATCAAGATGTAAAGTGCATTCAATCTCGTCTTCACACTTCATCCTTTCAGAAAAATCTTGAATAAGTTTTTCCAGAAAGCCGCTTCTCGACAACAATGGAAACTAGAACACATACCAAAATAAAAGGGTCAGAACAGTTCATAAGTAGTATACAAGAAAGATgatgtaaataaaataacttgaaACCATCACATTCAATCCTCTTCATGGATACACACCTAGAATGGTTCACTAGCTGGCTAACATTGCAAGCACAACAAGCAATACACACAAAGAAAGCATACAAATCAGACCTTGTGAAGGTGGAAGAAAGTCCCTTCCACTTCAATGCTAATATCACTTGGAATACAATGGGAACACATCCtgtaaaatataaagaaaaatcaCGGATATCATAAAGTGAAATAGCATGCAAAATTACATCAGAACATGAAAAATACTCCACAAAAATGTTGACACAACTGTTAGAAGATATAACATCTGGAGAAGCATATAAGGCATCAAAATCTTAAAAACTGAAAAAAAGTCATATTATTACGCGAAAGCACCCCTCAAGTCCTGGCTCGCTAGAACATTTTCCATGTGTATACAAGTCCGATATCTCTCTGATATCGTGGAAACTTTTCCTCACTCGCCTTTGGGTGATCCCAACATGCCAAAAAGGCTTCTAGTGCCGCATCATTGTTTCATTTTCCAGTTCTTTAGCCGTCACTAACCCGAACTCACTTCATGCTTAACTCTTATAAATCACAGAACCAAAATACACCAAGCACACCATAAAACAATCTGGTTGGCAGGGCCGCAGGGG
This window of the Primulina huaijiensis isolate GDHJ02 chromosome 3, ASM1229523v2, whole genome shotgun sequence genome carries:
- the LOC140974015 gene encoding BTB/POZ domain-containing protein At5g03250-like produces the protein MACMKLGTKEDGFRLEGQTWMCSHCIPSDISIEVEGTFFHLHKFPLLSRSGFLEKLIQDFSERMKCEDEIECTLHLDNFPGGAKSFLFIAKFCYDVKVELTARNVVSLRCASEHLQMTASYGEGNLISQTENFLFILFGSWDDTIKALETSEKFLPLAEELHIVSKGIDSLAMIACANTHLLSYSMSEKSMTQSLGSAFLLNGIHSTCDKVPSTEDGWYEDVAFLQMPLFKRLICAVHSKGMAPNKIAEMIIFYAKSHLPLNGRQLSFRQSTLGSMLPSLSDVDQRTMIEEIVMLLPSERGVIPTKFLLKLLRISKILCTSPSSREALERKIGAELDQALLEDLLIPNTCYSAETLYDVECIHRMVNHFMLINGDCSDFISDNLVEEINLVGGSQSLEPMTKVANLLDNYLAEVAPDVNLGLEKFISLAAAIPDYSRPLDDGIYRAIDIYLKAHPWLTDSEKEHLCRLMNYQKFSLEASTHAAHNERLPLRVIVQVLFFEQLHLRTSVAGWLFVSDNFENSQNLSGKVAPTSEHMATTISENSLVFAFDDMKERVSELENEFEGMKQDMGKLVKNKGSWNNFCRRFGLKSKIPCSGEAFQPPKKPVLNGKYKHEKCKSNH